A single Triticum dicoccoides isolate Atlit2015 ecotype Zavitan chromosome 2A, WEW_v2.0, whole genome shotgun sequence DNA region contains:
- the LOC119352140 gene encoding uncharacterized protein LOC119352140, with protein sequence MGRQRRWSRAALLACLVLLAAAACADSARPGPLAAAATEGLPAGASMSASANEDGGDGPRRSAFDALVGGLVSIGLGRRWRAGDGAGLVDGDKRRVPTGPNPLHNR encoded by the coding sequence ATGGGGAGGCAGCGGCGGTGGTCGCGCGCGGCGCTCCTCGCGTGCCTggtgctcctcgccgccgccgcgtgcGCCGACTCGGCGCGCCCGGGGCCGCTGGCGGCAGCGGCGACCGAAGGGCTGCCTGCCGGCGCGAGCATGAGCGCCAGCGCCAACGAAGACGGCGGCGACGGCCCGCGGAGGAGCGCGTTCGACGCGCTGGTGGGGGGCCTCGTGAGCAtcgggctggggcggcggtggcgcgcCGGCGACGGCGCCGGGCTGGTGGACGGCGACAAGCGGCGCGTGCCGACGGGGCCCAACCCGCTGCACAACAGATGA